The proteins below are encoded in one region of Candidatus Brocadiaceae bacterium:
- a CDS encoding carboxypeptidase regulatory-like domain-containing protein, with product MKNLKFVAVTGLLAFGAFCISQGESAKGAAPAYKVVEVKGGGSIAGTVKFEGAIPKPKMLKVNKDQKTCGHGQKESEQLVVNGESMGIKDVVVSLEGITEGKAPAEGAPALDQKGCVFIPHVLAVSAGSEVELLNSDNVMHNLHSWSIRNPAFNEGVSGNGSMTKKFELPELVKITCDVHKWMSSFVVVKENPYFAVSDENGMFKIDNIPAGTYKVEAWQEKLGKRKSDVTVKSGEETVVDFVFKKK from the coding sequence GTGAAAAATCTGAAATTTGTTGCGGTTACTGGGCTCTTGGCCTTTGGCGCGTTTTGTATTAGTCAAGGAGAGTCGGCCAAAGGGGCTGCTCCGGCATATAAGGTGGTAGAGGTAAAAGGTGGTGGGTCGATAGCTGGTACCGTGAAATTTGAGGGTGCCATACCAAAACCGAAAATGCTCAAGGTGAATAAGGATCAGAAGACCTGTGGCCATGGCCAGAAGGAATCGGAGCAGTTGGTGGTTAATGGGGAATCCATGGGTATTAAGGATGTTGTGGTTTCATTGGAAGGTATTACAGAGGGGAAAGCTCCTGCGGAAGGGGCGCCCGCGCTGGATCAGAAGGGGTGCGTATTTATTCCTCATGTGTTAGCTGTTTCGGCAGGTTCTGAAGTTGAGCTGCTCAATAGCGATAATGTGATGCATAACCTTCATTCTTGGTCTATCAGGAATCCTGCGTTTAACGAAGGTGTCTCTGGTAACGGGTCTATGACAAAGAAATTTGAGCTCCCTGAGCTGGTGAAGATTACGTGTGATGTGCATAAATGGATGAGCTCTTTTGTTGTTGTAAAGGAAAATCCCTATTTTGCTGTTAGTGATGAGAATGGAATGTTTAAAATAGATAATATACCCGCTGGCACTTATAAGGTAGAGGCATGGCAGGAGAAGCTGGGAAAAAGGAAGAGTGATGTTACGGTCAAGTCTGGCGAAGAGACAGTGGTAGACTTTGTGTTTAAGAAGAAATAA
- a CDS encoding 2-oxoacid:acceptor oxidoreductase family protein: MTEKMILAGFGGQGMMLFGKLLAQAAMSDDKYVTYFPSYGTEVRGGTAVYHLIISNEEIFSPLIEEADTLVVMNQPSYQKFKGMLKPGGLLFMNSSMVTCEITPHAGMPKIYKVPATEIANKLGNVLVSNIVMLGAYLSINKLFPAKHILEQLRTLLKGKKEVLFAVNKQAFESGMKAIKPID; this comes from the coding sequence TTTGGGAAATTGCTTGCGCAAGCGGCTATGTCTGACGATAAATATGTAACCTATTTTCCTTCTTATGGAACGGAAGTGAGGGGAGGCACTGCTGTTTATCATCTCATTATTTCGAACGAAGAAATTTTTTCTCCTCTTATCGAAGAAGCAGATACCCTTGTAGTGATGAATCAACCTTCGTATCAAAAGTTTAAAGGCATGTTAAAACCAGGCGGATTACTTTTTATGAATAGTTCTATGGTTACCTGTGAAATCACTCCTCATGCCGGAATGCCGAAAATTTATAAAGTTCCCGCAACCGAGATAGCAAACAAATTGGGAAACGTGCTCGTATCGAATATTGTTATGCTGGGGGCTTATTTATCGATAAATAAGTTGTTTCCTGCCAAGCATATTTTGGAACAACTGCGAACATTGTTAAAAGGGAAAAAAGAAGTGTTGTTTGCCGTTAACAAACAAGCATTTGAAAGCGGCATGAAAGCTATAAAACCAATAGATTGA